Proteins encoded by one window of Vigna radiata var. radiata cultivar VC1973A chromosome 5, Vradiata_ver6, whole genome shotgun sequence:
- the LOC106760631 gene encoding putative serine/threonine-protein kinase: MSCHEAHQRAAKSVCSVCNNRRPQFERNRKKEFSYAELCAATQGFSPKNYISEGGFGSVYKGELLCGQKIAVKQHTYANQKGEKEFKSEVDVLSKAMHENVVMLLGSCAEGIHRLLVYEYVCNASLDQHLSQHCRKLLDWPDRVKVADGAAKGLLYLHENNIIHRDMTTNNILLTHDYDARLGDFGLARTVTEGSSYCTECVGNLTYMAPEYAESGKVSIKTDVYSFGVVLLQLITGMRTTDKRLGGKGLVEWARPLLREGKCQDLIDGRMMNSHDCHQLYWMSRLAGNCLQRDPEKRLHMSTVVKALNQIGKGCSCIVRKDHTLLISGTSRSKDDSEESSQSEE; encoded by the exons ATGAGCTGCCATGAAGCACACCAAAGGGCTGCAAAATCTGTTTGCTCTGTTTGCAATAACAGAAGACCACAGTTTGAAAGGAACAGAAAAAAAGAGTTCTCATATGCTGAGTTGTGTGCAGCCACACAAGGGTTTTCCCCTAAGAACTATATATCAGAAGGAGGGTTTGGTTCTGTCTATAAAGGGGAGTTGTTGTGTGGACAAAAGATTGCTGTCAAGCAACACACGTACGCTAACCAAAAGGGAGAGAAGGAATTCAAGTCTGAAGTTGATGTTCTCAGCAAAGCAATGCATGAGAATGTGGTCATGCTGTTAGGATCATGCGCAGAAGGGATTCATAGACTTCTTGTCTATGAATATGTCTGCAATGCTTCATTGGACCAACATTTATCTC AACATTGTCGTAAACTTCTTGATTGGCCAGATAGGGTGAAAGTAGCTGATGGTGCTGCCAAAGGACTGCTATACCTGCATGAGAATAACATAATACACAGAGATATGACAACAAACAACATTCTTCTTACACATGATTATGATGCAAGG CTAGGCGATTTTGGTTTGGCTAGAACTGTGACTGAAGGCTCCTCATACTGTACAGAATGTGTAGGGAATCTGACTTATATGGCACCAGAATATGCAGAATCTGGAAAAGTGTCAATAAAAACAGATGTGTATTCCTTTGGGGTGGTTCTACTACAGTTAATAACTGGAATGAGGACCACAGACAAACGACTTGGGGGTAAAGGTCTGGTGGAATGG GCTAGACCACTACTGAGGGAAGGAAAATGCCAAGATCTTATTGATGGGAGAATGATGAACTCCCATGATTGCCATCAACTCTATTGGATGAGCCGTCTAGCCGGAAATTGTCTTCAGAGGGATCCCGAAAAGAGATTGCATATGAGTACA GTGGTGAAGGCTTTAAATCAGATAGGAAAAGGTTGTAGCTGCATTGTGAGAAAAGATCATACCCTTCTAATCTCAGGCACTTCAAGGTCAAAAGATGATTCAGAGGAATCTTCACAATCAGAAGAGTGA
- the LOC106760630 gene encoding proline-rich receptor-like protein kinase PERK8, translating to MSCHEAHQRAAKPVCSVCNNRRPQFERNRKKEFSYAELCAATQGFSPKNYISEGGFGSVYKGELSGQKIAVKQHTYANQKGEKEFKSEVDVLSKAMHENVVRLLGSCSEGINRLLVYEYVCNASLDQHLSQHSRTLLDWPDRVKVADGAAKGLLYLHENNIIHRDLTTNNILLTHDYNALLGDFGLARTVIEDSSYSTECVGNTGYMAPEYAEFGKVSIKTDVYSFGVVLLQLITGMRAIDKRLGARSLVEWAKPLLKERNYAHLIDERIIISHDVRQLFWMVRIAEKCLSRDPQRRLNMIQVVDALTDIVEGRAVRKFSRISLNQICEKNINTEQ from the exons ATGAGCTGCCATGAAGCACACCAAAGGGCTGCAAAACCTGTTTGCTCTGTTTGCAATAACAGAAGACCACAGTTTGAAAGGAACAGAAAAAAAGAGTTCTCATATGCTGAGTTGTGTGCAGCCACACAAGGGTTTTCCCCTAAGAACTATATATCAGAAGGAGGGTTTGGTTCTGTCTATAAAGGGGAGTTGTCTGGACAAAAGATTGCTGTCAAGCAACACACGTACGCTAACCAAAAGGGAGAGAAGGAATTCAAGTCTGAAGTTGATGTTCTCAGCAAAGCAATGCATGAGAATGTGGTCAGGCTGTTAGGATCATGCTCAGAAGGGATTAATAGACTTCTTGTGTATGAATATGTCTGCAATGCTTCATTGGACCAACATTTATCTC AACATTCTCGTACACTTCTTGATTGGCCAGACAGGGTGAAAGTAGCTGATGGTGCTGCCAAAGGACTGCTATACCTGCATGAGAATAACATAATACACAGAGATCTGACGACAAACAACATTCTTCTTACACATGATTATAATGCATTG cTAGGCGATTTTGGTTTGGCTAGAACTGTGATTGAAGACTCCTCATACTCTACAGAATGTGTTGGGAATACGGGTTATATGGCACCAGAATATGCAGAATTTGGTAAAGTGTCAATAAAAACAGATGTGTATTCCTTTGGGGTGGTTCTACTACAGTTAATAACTGGAATGAGGGCCATAGACAAACGACTTGGGGCTAGAAGTCTGGTGGAATGG GCAAAACCACTTTTAAAAGAGAGGAACTATGCACATTTAATTGATGAAAGAATCATTATATCTCATGATGTCCGTCAACTATTTTGGATGGTTCGAATAGCTGAGAAATGTCTAAGCAGAGACCCTCAAAGGAGACTAAATATGATTCAG GTTGTTGATGCTTTGACCGACATTGTGGAAGGCAGAGCTGTCAGGAAATTCAGCAGAATTTCTCTTAATCAGATTtgtgagaaaaatataaatacggAACAATGA